A DNA window from Sphaeramia orbicularis chromosome 22, fSphaOr1.1, whole genome shotgun sequence contains the following coding sequences:
- the cdkn3 gene encoding cyclin-dependent kinase inhibitor 3 produces the protein MRTNEFSSSDEDEGEEQLTPLFVSWLPLSVVGSSQFLGICALPGCKYKDIRRDLRRDVEELQSQGVQEIFVFCTRGELSKYRVPSLLEVYQQHGFNIHHVPIPDGNAPEFGQCCQILDALQHSLNNNRRTLIHCYGGLGRSALIAACLLLHLSYTMTANKAIEILREHRGGGAIQTVKQYNFLHEFRERYTTYQESREDLERSVSR, from the exons ATGAGAACAAATGAGTTTTCCTCATCTGATGAGGATGAGGGAGAGGAGCAGCTGACTCCTTTATTCGTCTCCTG GTTGCCTCTCTCTGTAGTGGGGAGTTCACAGTTTCTTGGCATATGTGCACTGCCAG GCTGCAAATACAAAGATATCCGCAGGGACCTTAGAAGAGATGTTG AGGAGCTTCAGAGTCAGGGGGTTCAGGAAATCTTTGTTTTCTGCACCAGAGGGGAGTTGAGTAAGTACAGAGTACCCAGCCTGCTGGAGGTCTACCAGCAGCACGGCTTCAACATTCACCACGTGCCCATCCCAGACGGAAATGCTCCAGAGTTTGGACAGTGCTGCCAGATCCTGGATGCACTGCAGCACAGCCTCAACAACAACAGGCGGACTCTGATACA CTGTTATGGAGGCTTAGGACGCTCTGCATTAA TCGCTGCCTGTCTGCTGCTGCACCTCTCTTATACGATGACTGCGAACAAAGCCATTGAAATCCTCAGggagcacagaggaggaggagcgatACAAACAGTCAAG CAATACAACTTCCTCCATGAGTTTCGGGAAAGGTACACCACTTACCAAGAAAGCAGAGAGGATCTAGAGCGCTCAGTGTCCCGGTGA
- the cnih1 gene encoding protein cornichon homolog 1 isoform X2: MAFTFAAFCYMLALLLTAALIFFAIWHIIAFDELKTDYKNPIDQCNTLNPLVLPEYLIHFFFCVMFFCAAEWLTLCLNLPLLAYHVWRYMSRPIMSCPGLYDPTTIMNADILAYCQKEGWCKLAFYLLSFFYYLYGMIYVLVSS, translated from the exons ATGGCGTTCACATTCGCGGCCTTTTGTTATATGCTCGCTCTGCTGCTGACGGCGGCGCTTATCTTCTTCGCTATCTGGCAT ATAATAGCATTTGATGAGCTGAAGACTGATTACAAGAATCCAATAGATCAGTGTAACACTTTAAATCCG CTGGTGCTCCCAGAGTATCTTATCCATTTCTTCTTCTGCGTGATGTTCTTCTGTGCGGCCGAGTGGCTCACCCTCTGTCTGAACTTACCACTGCTGGCTTATCATGTCTGGAG GTATATGAGCAGGCCTATAATGAGCTGTCCAGGACTATACGACCCAACTACCATCATGAACGCTGACATCCTGGCGTACTGTCAAAAAGAGGGCTGGTGCAAACTGGCTTTCTACCTCCTGTCCTTCTTCTACTATCTCTACGG AATGATCTACGTCCTGGTGAGCTCTTAA
- the cnih1 gene encoding protein cornichon homolog 1 isoform X1 — protein sequence MAFTFAAFCYMLALLLTAALIFFAIWHIIAFDELKTDYKNPIDQCNTLNPTVEKVKKIKRVKIALKLVLPEYLIHFFFCVMFFCAAEWLTLCLNLPLLAYHVWRYMSRPIMSCPGLYDPTTIMNADILAYCQKEGWCKLAFYLLSFFYYLYGMIYVLVSS from the exons ATGGCGTTCACATTCGCGGCCTTTTGTTATATGCTCGCTCTGCTGCTGACGGCGGCGCTTATCTTCTTCGCTATCTGGCAT ATAATAGCATTTGATGAGCTGAAGACTGATTACAAGAATCCAATAGATCAGTGTAACACTTTAAATCCG ACAGTTGAAAAGGTCAAAAAGATTAAAAGAGTCAAAATTGCATTAAAG CTGGTGCTCCCAGAGTATCTTATCCATTTCTTCTTCTGCGTGATGTTCTTCTGTGCGGCCGAGTGGCTCACCCTCTGTCTGAACTTACCACTGCTGGCTTATCATGTCTGGAG GTATATGAGCAGGCCTATAATGAGCTGTCCAGGACTATACGACCCAACTACCATCATGAACGCTGACATCCTGGCGTACTGTCAAAAAGAGGGCTGGTGCAAACTGGCTTTCTACCTCCTGTCCTTCTTCTACTATCTCTACGG AATGATCTACGTCCTGGTGAGCTCTTAA
- the LOC115413135 gene encoding uncharacterized protein LOC115413135 produces MPGRNCCVQNCFSYSHDGHSKRRNPEVRYFGFPTWKRLEGDQVSEVTRRRRMAWVAAVRRKDITFENIPRWMRVCSLHFHEGKPSYEMLENHPDWAPSLRLGHNEVKETDKQRFQRHVKRRMRITQQLEQHQQPPSPGQHEEELQLQHPVDQPLSPAQQQEELLFQQPVEHPLSLVQECAFCASHREAINNLLEENRQLKEEPEGYQMNENFLSGDDNKVKYYTGLPNYVEFQTLLLSLTPYLPQEQLRKLSPFQLLLLTLMCLRLDLPIQHLCYLFQVHRTTASDAFHHTLSVMYSRLSPLVHWPTRESLLASMPHQFVESFGKNVAVIVDCFEVLIERPSDVLAGAQTFSQYKRAHTMKYLIVITPQGVISFISVGWGGRTSDKYITEYCGFLNKLLPGDAVLANRGFNIRERGGIMWAEVRGPAQLEVKDVEETRAIAHLRNYVKRVIGVVQNKFKFLHSTVPGNMLMTCEGENVTELDKVVTVCFALTNMCKSVV; encoded by the exons ATGCCTGGGAGAAACTGTTGCGTACAAAACTGTTTCAGTTACTCCCATGATGGGCACAGCAAACGAAGAAACCCGGAGGTACGTTATTTTGGGTTTCCCACATGGAAAAGATTGGAAGGAGATCAAGTCTCCGAGGTGACGAGGAGACGCCGAATGGCTTGGGTGGCTGCAGTCAGACGAAAGGATATTACTTTCGAAAACATTCCCCGTTGGATGAGAGTGTGTTCACTGCATTTCCATGAGG GTAAACCATCATATGAAATGCTGGAGAACCACCCTGACTGGGCGCCATCCTTGCGTCTGGGTCACAATGAGGTGAAGGAAACAGATAAACAGAGATTTCAGCGCCACGTAAAGCGCCGCATGAGGATTACTCAGCAGCTAGAGCAACATCAGCAGCCACCATCCCCAGGGCAGCATGAAGAGGAGCTGCAGCTCCAGCACCCAGTGGACCAGCCCCTGTCCCCAGCACAGCAACAAGAGGAGCTGCTGTTCCAGCAACCAGTGGAGCATCCACTGTCCCTGGTACAGGAATGTGCATTCTGTGCATCTCATCGAGAGGCCATCAACAATCTCTTGGAGGAAAACAGACAGCTGAAGGAGGAGCCTGAAGGATACCAGATGAATGAAAACTTTCTGAGTGGTGATGATAACAAAGTGAAGTATTACACTGGGCTTCCAAACTATGTAGAGTTTCAGACACTTCTACTCAGTCTCACACCCTATTTGCCACAAGAGCAGTTGAGAAAGCTTTCACCCTTCCAGCTTCTCTTGTTGACTCTTATGTGCCTGAGACTAGACCTGCCAATACAGCACCTCTGCTATCTATTTCAGGTGCACAGAACAACAGCTAGTGATGCCTTTCATCACACTCTAAGTGTGATGTACTCACGGCTGTCTCCACTTGTCCACTGGCCAACCAGAGAAAGTTTATTGGCTAGTATGCCACACCAGTTTGTGGAATCCTTTGGAAAAAATGTGGCTGTCATCGTGGACTGTTTTGAGGTTTTGATTGAAAGGCCCTCAGATGTACTTGCAGGGGCACAGACCTTTTCACAGTATAAACGTGCACACACCATGAAATACTTGATCGTGATTACACCTCAAGGTGTAATTTCTTTCATTTCTGTGGGGTGGGGTGGGCGCACTAGTGATAAATATATAACAGAGTATTGTGGTTTCCTAAACAAGCTGTTGCCAGGTGATGCAGTGCTGGCAAATAGAGGATTTAATATCAGGGAAAGGGGGGGCATAATGTGGGCTGAAGTTAGGGGTCCTGCACAGCTGGAAGTGAAAGATGTAGAGGAGACCAGGGCCATTGCTCATCTCAGGAATTATGTGAAAAGGGTTATTGGTGTTGTGCAAAACAAATTCAAATTCTTGCACTCTACTGTACCTGGGAATATGCTTATGACATGTGAAGGTGAAAACGTAACAGAATTGGATAAGGTTGTTACTGTTTGCTTTGCCTTGACAAATATGTGCAAAAGTGTTGTGTGA
- the gmfb gene encoding glia maturation factor beta, with translation MSESLVVCDVDEDLIKKLKEFRFRKETNNAAIVMKIDKDKQLVILEEEHEDISPDELKNELPERQPRFIVYSYKYHHDDGRISYPLCFIFSSPLGCRPEQQMMYAGSKNKLVRTVELTKVFEIRNTEDLTEEWLREKLGFFR, from the exons ATG AGTGAATCACTTGTAGTCTGTGATGTGGATGAAGATCTGATTAAAAAGCTGAAGGAGTTTCGCTTCCGGAAGGAGACCAATAATGCAGCCATCGTTA TGAAAATCGACAAAGACAAGCAACTTGTTATACTTGAAGAAGAGCATGAG GATATTTCTCCTGATGAACTGAAGAATGAACTGCCTGAGAGACAGCCCAG ATTTATCGTCTACAGCTACAAGTACCATCATGATGACGGACGCATTTCCTACCCCCTTTGCTTCATCTTCTCCAGTCCACTGG GTTGCAGACCGGAGCAACAGATGATGTACGCgggaagcaaaaacaaactggtgCGGACTGTTGAACTGACTAAG GTGTTTGAGATCAGAAACACTGAGGACCTAACAGAGGAATGGCTCAGAGAGAAACTTGGGTTCTTCCGCTAA